A window of the Lysinibacillus irui genome harbors these coding sequences:
- a CDS encoding GNAT family N-acetyltransferase gives MTLQSEDVFQLTELTAKDIQGLIELSASVGWDYDAHEIKTIMAAGRIVGHKNKEGKIVSCAAITNYDTNVASIGMVIVHEQCRGFGLGRVVTQACIDHVSKETTIILVATKEGEPLYEKMGFRTVEHVHKYLADNFVETTRDVDSFVMIKEFQEAEFEQLVKLDAGAFGDRRELFLRERIRQSQHCVVVKNEHNQLIGYGLTIQGPIYLLLGPIVAPNKEIAQNIIKELAKGHNGKLRIDCPSIQKELWPFLQQSGFTLAATPPVMICNAKKMPTRNQTLFALAAQAFG, from the coding sequence TCTGTTGGGTGGGACTATGATGCTCACGAAATTAAGACAATCATGGCAGCTGGTCGAATAGTCGGTCATAAAAATAAGGAAGGAAAAATTGTTTCATGTGCAGCTATAACGAACTATGATACAAATGTAGCTTCCATTGGCATGGTAATTGTGCATGAGCAATGCAGAGGTTTTGGCTTAGGTAGAGTTGTTACACAAGCTTGTATCGATCATGTTTCAAAGGAAACAACCATTATCCTTGTAGCAACAAAAGAGGGAGAGCCTTTATATGAAAAAATGGGCTTTAGGACGGTTGAGCATGTACATAAATATTTAGCAGACAACTTTGTAGAGACGACAAGGGACGTTGATTCTTTTGTCATGATTAAAGAATTTCAAGAAGCGGAATTTGAACAGCTGGTCAAGCTTGATGCAGGAGCATTTGGGGATCGTAGAGAACTCTTTTTGCGGGAAAGAATTCGGCAGTCCCAGCACTGTGTTGTTGTGAAAAATGAGCACAACCAATTGATTGGGTACGGTCTAACGATTCAAGGACCCATTTATCTTCTATTAGGACCCATCGTAGCGCCAAATAAGGAAATAGCGCAGAATATTATTAAAGAATTGGCTAAGGGTCATAACGGGAAATTACGTATCGACTGTCCGTCTATCCAAAAGGAGCTTTGGCCATTTTTACAACAAAGTGGTTTTACATTGGCTGCAACACCACCTGTCATGATCTGCAATGCCAAAAAAATGCCTACTCGCAATCAAACATTATTTGCTCTTGCAGCACAAGCATTCGGTTAA
- a CDS encoding GNAT family N-acetyltransferase — protein MFPILETDRLRLRELKEDDVGAIFRCFSNQEVTRYYGQEPFVDKQQADELIKHFAKNFEEKRGIRWGIEHKDSNEIIGTIGFHLWSAAHQRAEIGYETHPDYWRQGYTKEAVQKVITYGFETMNLNRIGAVVFLANEASNQLLRKLGFQEEGILRDYIYQNGQAYDTFIYSLLKKDE, from the coding sequence ATGTTTCCAATTTTAGAAACAGACAGACTTAGATTAAGAGAACTCAAAGAGGACGATGTAGGTGCGATTTTTCGTTGCTTTTCAAATCAGGAGGTCACACGCTATTATGGGCAGGAGCCATTTGTCGATAAGCAACAGGCTGATGAATTAATCAAGCATTTTGCCAAAAACTTTGAAGAAAAACGTGGGATTCGTTGGGGCATTGAACATAAGGATTCAAATGAAATTATTGGGACAATTGGGTTTCATTTATGGTCGGCGGCGCATCAACGAGCAGAAATAGGCTATGAAACTCATCCTGATTACTGGCGACAAGGCTATACAAAAGAAGCTGTGCAAAAAGTAATTACCTATGGCTTTGAGACGATGAATTTGAATCGCATCGGAGCTGTTGTCTTTTTAGCAAATGAAGCATCCAATCAGCTACTCAGGAAACTAGGGTTTCAGGAAGAAGGTATATTGAGGGATTATATATATCAAAACGGACAAGCTTATGATACGTTTATCTATTCTTTGTTAAAAAAAGATGAATAG
- a CDS encoding glucosamine 6-phosphate synthetase, with amino-acid sequence MGKLSKRNILWIVPIGILGVFWYFYGPQKDITDNEYITYVKNYSYENSTKTLESAFASACDNPYWVYFETQKGQDVVEFEGNCPVNNEVAKVNMQFLVDNAITNVQSGAMLVDSKMQEETDRDQFLLALVQ; translated from the coding sequence ATGGGGAAATTAAGCAAAAGAAATATATTGTGGATTGTGCCTATTGGTATTTTAGGGGTATTCTGGTACTTTTATGGTCCACAAAAGGATATTACTGACAATGAATATATTACATACGTAAAAAACTATTCCTATGAAAATAGTACAAAAACATTAGAGAGCGCCTTTGCCTCTGCCTGCGACAATCCATATTGGGTTTATTTCGAAACCCAAAAGGGCCAAGACGTGGTAGAGTTCGAGGGAAATTGCCCCGTTAACAATGAAGTAGCCAAAGTGAATATGCAATTTCTTGTAGACAACGCCATCACCAACGTCCAATCAGGTGCAATGCTGGTCGATAGTAAAATGCAAGAGGAAACAGATCGCGATCAATTTCTGCTAGCCCTTGTTCAATAA